TTGGCCGATACGCTCAGTTCCGTGCGGATTGATGATCATGTTCGCGGTTGGGAGAAGCCGTCGGATCATGTGCCTGTGATCGGCGAATTTTCGCTCTGAGGCTTCTTGCTAGGCGGCTTTGTCGCGCTTGAGATGCTGTTTGTGCTCGTCAACGACGACGCGGAAGGCGCCAACCAGATCAAGATCGAGCTTGCCTTTCATCGTGCAAAGCTCAGCGTACGCCTCGTCGGGCGTCATGGACGCTTTGTAGGAGCGCGCATCGATCAGCGCACTGTAAATGTCGATAATCGTCAAACAGCGCACCATGTCATTGATCTGGTCGCCCGATAGACCTTCCGGGTAGCCGGAACCATCGAGAAACTCATGGTGTTGATAGGCAAGCTCAATAATCTGCGGGTTGGCATCGGTTGTCGCCTCGAGAATGAGCTTGCTCTCGTTCGGGTGTGACTTGATGACTTTAAATTCCTCGTCCGTCAGTCGCCCCGGCTTGTCGAGGATGGTCAGTGGCACCGACATTTTTCCGATATCGTGCAGAAGAGCGCCCCGTGTGAAGAGCTGATGGTCGCTTTCTTCCACGCCCATCGCGCGTGACCATTGGGCGGCGAAGCCGGCAACGGCCATGCAATGGCGGGCCGTGTAGGAATGGTAGTTCGCAACGGAGTCGAGCCACGCGCCCAGACCATCATTGTCGAGCGCTGTTGTCACATCGTCAGTCGCCGATTCAACGGCGCCGATCACCTTCATCGGATCGGCGTCCTTGCTACCGAAGACGCCACCAAACGTCCGCGACAGGGACTGCGCTGCCTTAGCTGCTGGGAGCCTGGGCTTGGCGAGCAATTTGACAAACCGTTTGTCGAGCCTCTGAACCGCATCAAGCATGGCTTGGGGGTCGACGGGCATGGAGATCACCGTCGTATTTGAGCCGCCCAGCTCATGGGCGAGCCGCGCCAGGTCTTTACCCGGCAAGCACAGGATGCGGGGGATCTGTTCGATGCGCTGTGACAGTAGCCACCCGACCATTTTGTTGAGCGAGTTGGCCGGAAACGACGACAGTGCAATGACCACAATATCAGCATCGCGCAGGACTGCCGGCACGCGATTGGGGAGGACATGCGTGTCGACTGGCATGACGCCGTCGAACGCTGCCAACGCATTCACTGCTTCGACTGAGCCGTCAGTAAGAGCCAGAATTTTCATCGTGTACCGTCATCACCAACTCCGACGGTCATAGATAAAGTAACAGGGTAACGAGTTTATTAAGTCAGACGGCTTAACGAACGGCTTGTTGAGCCATTTCCGCGCGATGAATGCGCAGAACCGTCCCGCCCTCAGGGCCGCTCAACCACTGCTCGGCGAGTTGCATTGCTCGGGCACGGGTATCCACATCGGCAAGCGCCAAATACCGTTCCTGAATGGGGCGCACACGTTCGGTCTGCGACGGCGTGCGCGCAAACTCACCGGCGACAATCAACCATTTGAGGCCGTCAACGGGATAGGGTTCGACGTGCGCGGCGCCGGTGAAGAGAAGCTCGCCAAGCGACAATTGCGCGTCGAGATGCCCTTTTCGTGCAGCCAGCGACAGCCACCTGCCGGCCTGCCGTGTATCCACCGTGCCGCCCTCACCTCGCAACAGCATCATGCCGAGGCGAAATTGTGCGTCCGGATCGCCAAAGTAGGAAGCCGCGTAGGTGTAGATCTGGCGCGAGCGATAGTGATCAGCTGCCAACACGTCAGCAATTCCGCTCGAATAATAGGAACCGAGCGCGACAAACGCGTTCGCCACGAAGCGCGCATGGGGCGTGTCCGGGCTATCGTCGGCGTGGGCGGTCGCGATCTGAGAAAAATAGGTGAACGCGCGAACATCGTCCTCGGTCACGCCATCGCCGGCAGCGTACATACGCGCCAGCTTCCAGCGTGCGATCGCATGCCCGCCTTCTGCAGCCGCTTCAAGCGCCGTAAGAGCGGTATCCGTATCACCTTGATAGTACGCAGACGTCCCAGCTGCAAAAGCGGCGGTGGGATCGTTGTTCCAGATATCGGCGTTCAAATTATCAGGTGGAGTCTGGCACAACGCAGAGGTACCGGAAACGGCCAAGGCGAGCGCAGCGACCAATGCTGTTACGAAACGGCGCGCATCACCCAAAAGGGTGTCCACTCCGACAAACAATCGTGGGTGCGTCGATGGCGCGGCCAAGTCCGCGCTAGATATCAGCATATGTCTTCTTTTCCGCTCGTCCACCGGGATGGGTCACTGCACCAAACCGTGCCGGCCCGACCGTCTGTGCGTATTTCCAAAGCACCCCGGATGCATGATCGGTCTCCCGCGACTTCCAGGCTTTTTTACGTTCTGCCAAAACCTCGTCGGTCAAATCCACCGATATTGTGCCCTCAATGGCGTCGATGCTGATGATGTCGCCATTGTGCAACAGGCCGATCGCGCCACCGACGGCCGCTTCTGGACCAACATGTCCGATGCAGAAACCGCGTGTTGCGCCGGAGAACCTGCCATCGGTGATCAAGGCGACCTTGTCGCCCATCCCCTGACCGTACAGTGCTGCCGTCGTCGACAGCATCTCGCGCATGCCCGGGCCGCCTATCGGGCCTTCATATCGGATGACCAAAACCTCGCCTTCTTCATAGGACCGATTTTGAACAGCATCGAAACACTCTTCCTCGGAATCGAAGCATCGCGCGGGACCGGTAAATTTCAGGTTGCTCATACCGGCAACCTTCACAATTGCGCCGTCCGGCGCGAGATTGCCGGCCAGTCCGACGACCCCGCCGGTCGGCGTGATTGGGTTAGAGGTCGGATAGACGACGTCTTGGTCGTCGTTCCAGTCGACCGTTTCCATGTTCTCCGCCATCGTACGACCCGTCACGGTCAGAGCATCGCCGTGGAGAAAGCCGCCATCGAGCAGTGTTTTCATCAGAAGCGGGATGCCACCCACCTCGAACATGTCCTTGGCCACATATTTGCCGCCAGGCTTGAGGTCAGCAATATACGGGGTGCGCTTGAAGATTTCCGCGACATCGAACAGATCGAAATCAATGCCGATCTCGTTGGCAATGGCCGGAAGATGAAGCGCAGCGTTCGTTGAACCACCCGAAGCGGCGACCACTGTCGCGGCGTTTTCCAGAGCTTTGCGGGTGACAATATCGCGCGGACGGATGCCGCGAGCGAGCAGCTCCATCACCTTTTCACCGGCGGCAGCACAGAACCGATCGCGGATTTCGTAGGGTGCGGGCGCACCGCAGGAGTAGGGCAAGGCAAGGCCGATCGCTTCGGCGACCGTTGCCATCGTGTTGGCGGTGAACTGCGCGCCGCACGACCCGGCAGAGGGGCAGGCAACCTGCTCAAGCTCAGCGAGATCATCGTTCGACATCTTGCCAACCGAATGCATGCCAACGGCTTCAAAAACGTCCTGAACGGTGACCTGCTTGCCGCGGAAGTTCCCGGGCAGAATGGAACCGCCATAAAGAAAAACCGAGGGAACGTTAAGCCGGACCATCGCCATCATCATGCCGGGCAGCGACTTGTCGCAACCAGCCAGACCCACCAGCGCATCGTAACAGTGGCCACGCATGGTCAGCTCAACTGAGTCCGTAATCACGTCCCGACTGACAAGCGACGACTTCATGCCCTCGTGGCCCATCGCGATGCCATCGGTCACGGTGATCGTGCAAAACTCGCGCGGCGTTCCGCTTGCAGCGGCCACGCCTTTCTTGACGGCCTGAGCCTGACGCATAAGCGCAATGTTGCAGGGCGCCGCTTCGTTCCAGCACGAGGCAACACCGACAAGCGGCTGGCCAATCTGCTCTTCTGACAGACCCATGGCGTAGAGATAAGAGCGGTGCGGCGCACGCTGCGGACCGGACGTCACATAGCGGCTGGGCAAACCCGACTTGTCAAAAACCTTGGCGTCCATGGATCGGCTCCCCGAGCAATTGTTGTTATTGGCGCTTGCGGCCCCGCAGAACAGACTTCGGCGCACCATGCTCGGCAGCGCGAGCATATCGACGCGAAGTGGGGCCAAAAGGCGGCACTGAGTTGATCAGCCCTTGTAGGCTAGTCCGCAATTCTCCGCTGTTGCCTTTCAGCCACATTTGCCCAACCTTCGGCCCAGCCTTAATCGGCCGTAAGCGAATTTAAGCAAATGCTTATCAACGACTTATGCGATCTTTGCGCTGTGTCATGGCACCGTCCGGCGTTGTGTGCATGAACGGGACGCAGGTAGATTGCGGAGGGGACATCACCATGAGCGACACGAAACCAAACGGCGCAGCCGAGGGTGCACCGCAGCTGCAGGCTCCTCCGACCGTTGCGGGCGACGAAGCGGCGCCGGTACCCCCCTATGATCGCAAGGATCCCGACCAGGTTCGGCGTCTGTTTGAGACGGGCGAATACCCCTACAAAACCAAAATGCGTCGGCGTACCTATGAGGCCAATAAAGCTGAGCTTCAGGTCGAGCTGTTGAAGGTTCAACGCTGGGTCGAGGAAACCGGCCAGAAGATCGTGATCCTGTTCGAGGGACGTGACGCGGCCGGCAAGGGCGGCACCATCAAGCGTTTCATGGAGCACATGAACCCGCGCACCGCCCGGGTGGTTGCCCTCAACAAGCCGACCGAGCGCGAGCAGTCCCAATGGTACTATCAGCGCTACATCGAACACTTGCCGTCCGCCGGCGAAATCGTGATGTTCGACCGGTCCTGGTACAACCGCGCTGGCGTCGAACGCGTCATGGGCTTTTGTAAACCACCAGAATATCTCGAGTTCATGCGCCAGACGCCGCAGTTCGAGCAGATGCTTTCACGCTCAGGCATCAAGCTGTTCAAATATTGGTTTTCGGTGACCCAGGAGGAGCAACGCCGCCGCTTCACGTCCCGCGAGCACGACCCGCTGAAGCAGTGGAAGCTGTCACCCATCGACAAGGCGTCGCTCGATAAGTGGGACGACTACACCGAAGCCAAGGAAGCGATGTTCTTTTACACCGACACCGCTGACGCGCCCTGGACGGTCATCAAATCAAACGACAAGAAGCGCGCGCGGCTCGGGTGCATGCGCCATTTCCTGTCGTCGCTGCCCTACCCTGACAAGACACGTGACGTGGCCCGTGGACCTGACCCACTGATTGTGGGCCATTCAGCGGCGGTCATCGGTCGCGATGACCACATTCTCGGGAAAACGCTGCATCCGGGGAGTTGATAGCACCAACTGAGTGCCCGCTAACGCTAGCGGTCAACCAGCGGCTAGCCGTTGCAAAGCCTCGCCAACCTTCGCCTTTTCAGCCTCATAACCCGCGCGCTTGTCACGCTCACCTTGCACCACCTCTTCCGGTGCACGCGCGGTAAATTTCTCATTGCCCAGTTTCTTATCGATCCGGGCGATCTCGCCATCAAGCCGTTCGAGCTCTTTTGCGAGGCGTGCGCGCTCGGCGTCGAGATCGATAACATCACCAAGGTCAAGGCATAGCGTTGCTTCGCCAACGACCAGCTGAATGGAGCCAGCAGGCGCCTCCATCTCGATGCCCAGGCTGTCGAAGCGTCCAACCCGCTGGATGACGGCCTGTTGTGCAACGACGCGTGCCGCCGTCGCCGGATCGGCACCGACCAATTCGCCCTTGAGCTTGGCGCTCGGCGGTATGTTCATTTCTGCGCGCAGCGACCGCGTCGCCGTGATCAGGTCAATCACCCAGTTGATGTCGGTCGCGGCATCTGCTCGCTCGATGTTGAGCTCCGGCCACTGCGACAAAACCAGCAGTTCGTCGCGGCCGGTGTCGCCACCGGTGGCTGACCACAGCTCCTCGGTAATGAACGGCATGAATGGGTGCAGGACCTTCAAGATCACGTCGGTGACGTAAGCCATGGTGGCCCGCGCTTCGTCTTTCGCAGGCCCATCATCTCCGTTCAAAGTCGGCTTCAGCAGCTCGACATACCAATCGCAAAAGAGCTTCCAGGTGAACCGGTAGGCTGCGCCTGCAGCATCGTTGAAGCGATATCCCTCAAGTGCCTCATTGATCTGGTTGAGCGCCCGGCTTGCTTCAGTCAGTATCCACTGGTTCACGGGCTGTTCGACCCTCTGTGGGTCAAAACCTGCCTGCGGCGCAGCACCGTTCAACTGCGCAAACCGGACCGCGTTCCAAAGCTTGGTCGCAAAATTACGGTAGCCTTCGATACGCTGCGTTGACAGTTTGATGTCAGCGCCCGGCACGGCCATCGCCGCGAGCGTAAACCGAACGGCGTCAGCGCCAAACTCGTCGATCAGGATGAGCGGGTCGAGGACGTTGCCCTTCGACTTCGACATCTTGTCACCCTTCTCGTCGCGGACGAGATTGTGGATGTAGATGGTGTGGAACGGCTCGACCGGTGCACCGTCGCCCTCGCGGATGAAATGATTGCCCATCATCATCATGCGGGCGACCCAGAAAAAGATGATGTCGAAACCCGTTACCAGGACATCGGTCTGGTAATAGCGCTCAAGTTCAGGCGTCTTTTCGGGCCAGCCGAGCGTCGAGAATGGCCACAAGGCCGATGAAAACCAGGTGTCGAGGACATCGGGGTCCCGGGTCAGGATCTCGCCGGGCTTGAAATCGTTCATCTTGTCTTCGACCCATGCCTTCCATGGGCCTTCCGACGCCAGATAATGCTGGACGGCCATATCGAGCGCGACCTCTTCGTCCTCGGCGACGAAAATGTGGTCGTCAGGTCCGTACCAGGCCGGGATCTGGTGTCCCCACCAAAGCTGGCGGGAGATGCACCAAGGCTCGATGTTTTCCATCCACTGGAAGTAGGTCCGCTCCCAGTTTTTAGGGACGAAGTTGGTGCGACCCTCCTTGACCGAGGCGAGCGCCGGTTGCGCCATGACCTTGGCGTCGATGAACCACTGATCGGTCAACATGGGCTCGATGACGACTTTGGACCGGTCGCCAAAAGGCTGCATGACCTTTTTGTCCTCGACCATGATCATCAGGCCTTCGGCATCGATGTCGGCGACAACCTGTTTGCGACAGTCGAACCGATCCATGCCTCGATAGACATCGGGGACCAGATTGATCAGGTCGACATGGTTCTCGTCCGGCGTCCCGCCTTGCTCGCGCATGGCTTTGGCCTTGCCCGCCTCGACCGCGTAAGGCTCGCCATCTGCGCGCATTGCACCCTTTTCGTCCATCAGTCGGAACAGCGGGATGTCGCCGCGCTTGGCTACCTGATAGTCGTTGAAGTCATGCGCGCCGGTAATCTTCACCGCGCCTGAACCGAACTCCGGATCGGGATACTCATCGGTGATGATCGGAATAAGCCGCCGGTGTTCCTTCGGACCGACGGGGATTTCACACAATTGACCCACGATCGGCGCATAGCGCTCATCGTCGGGATGCACCGCTACAGCGCCGTCACCGAGCATGGTTTCAGGGCGGGTGGTGGCAATCGAGATATAGTCCCGGGTCTCGCGCAGAACCTCGTTCCCATCCTCGTCTTTTTCGACATATTCGTAAGTGGCACCCCCCGCGAGCGGGTACTTGAAGTGCCACATATGCCCGTCGACCTCGATGTTCTCGACTTCGAGATCAGAGATCGCCGTCTGGAACTGCGGGTCCCAGTTCACCAGCCGTTTGCCGCGGTAGATCAGGCCTTTATTGTAGAGCTCAACGAAAACCTTGAGGACCGCCTTGGATAGGCCCTCATCCATCGTGAAGCGTTCGCGCGACCAATCGCACGACGCACCGAGCCGTTTGAGCTGGTTGACGATCGTACCGCCGGATTCCTCTTTCCACTGCCAGACACGCTCAACGAAAGCGTCTCTACCCATGTCGGCGCGCGATGGTTCTTGCCGTTCTGCAAGTTGCCGTTCGACAACCATCTGTGTCGCAATACCGGCATGATCGGTGCCCGGCTGCCATAGGACGTCAAACCCCTGCATACGCTTCCAACGTACCAAAATGTCCTGCAGCGTGTTGTTGAGCGCATGGCCCATATGAAGCGAGCCGGTGACATTTGGCGGCGGAATGACAATGGAAAAGCTGGCTGCGCCGGGCTTGGCGCCGGCACCGGCAGCAAACGCGCTGGCGCTCGTCCATAGCTGATTGATCCGCGCCTCAATCGTGGCGGGGTCGAAGGTGGTGTGCATATTCATGATTGGCCTGAAGCTCTTCGAGGCGCTGGCGCCATGGAGACCTATTCCCGTGGGTGCACGTTAAATGCCCAGCGACCCGGTGCTGTCAACAGCCAGTCGGCTGCACGGCTGACGGGTCAGTTACGGGGTAGAATGCAACATTAAACTGCCGATGGGTATCACCGAGCATGATTCCGGTGCCAGTCCAGTGCTGGCTCCTGATATCAGGGACGTGGGCCGCGTCGCGCAACTCGCTCGATTTCCTCGCGCACCAGCTTTT
The Pseudomonadota bacterium genome window above contains:
- a CDS encoding HD domain-containing phosphohydrolase, with amino-acid sequence MKILALTDGSVEAVNALAAFDGVMPVDTHVLPNRVPAVLRDADIVVIALSSFPANSLNKMVGWLLSQRIEQIPRILCLPGKDLARLAHELGGSNTTVISMPVDPQAMLDAVQRLDKRFVKLLAKPRLPAAKAAQSLSRTFGGVFGSKDADPMKVIGAVESATDDVTTALDNDGLGAWLDSVANYHSYTARHCMAVAGFAAQWSRAMGVEESDHQLFTRGALLHDIGKMSVPLTILDKPGRLTDEEFKVIKSHPNESKLILEATTDANPQIIELAYQHHEFLDGSGYPEGLSGDQINDMVRCLTIIDIYSALIDARSYKASMTPDEAYAELCTMKGKLDLDLVGAFRVVVDEHKQHLKRDKAA
- a CDS encoding tetratricopeptide repeat protein codes for the protein MLISSADLAAPSTHPRLFVGVDTLLGDARRFVTALVAALALAVSGTSALCQTPPDNLNADIWNNDPTAAFAAGTSAYYQGDTDTALTALEAAAEGGHAIARWKLARMYAAGDGVTEDDVRAFTYFSQIATAHADDSPDTPHARFVANAFVALGSYYSSGIADVLAADHYRSRQIYTYAASYFGDPDAQFRLGMMLLRGEGGTVDTRQAGRWLSLAARKGHLDAQLSLGELLFTGAAHVEPYPVDGLKWLIVAGEFARTPSQTERVRPIQERYLALADVDTRARAMQLAEQWLSGPEGGTVLRIHRAEMAQQAVR
- the ilvD gene encoding dihydroxy-acid dehydratase — its product is MDAKVFDKSGLPSRYVTSGPQRAPHRSYLYAMGLSEEQIGQPLVGVASCWNEAAPCNIALMRQAQAVKKGVAAASGTPREFCTITVTDGIAMGHEGMKSSLVSRDVITDSVELTMRGHCYDALVGLAGCDKSLPGMMMAMVRLNVPSVFLYGGSILPGNFRGKQVTVQDVFEAVGMHSVGKMSNDDLAELEQVACPSAGSCGAQFTANTMATVAEAIGLALPYSCGAPAPYEIRDRFCAAAGEKVMELLARGIRPRDIVTRKALENAATVVAASGGSTNAALHLPAIANEIGIDFDLFDVAEIFKRTPYIADLKPGGKYVAKDMFEVGGIPLLMKTLLDGGFLHGDALTVTGRTMAENMETVDWNDDQDVVYPTSNPITPTGGVVGLAGNLAPDGAIVKVAGMSNLKFTGPARCFDSEEECFDAVQNRSYEEGEVLVIRYEGPIGGPGMREMLSTTAALYGQGMGDKVALITDGRFSGATRGFCIGHVGPEAAVGGAIGLLHNGDIISIDAIEGTISVDLTDEVLAERKKAWKSRETDHASGVLWKYAQTVGPARFGAVTHPGGRAEKKTYADI
- the ppk2 gene encoding polyphosphate kinase 2, with protein sequence MSDTKPNGAAEGAPQLQAPPTVAGDEAAPVPPYDRKDPDQVRRLFETGEYPYKTKMRRRTYEANKAELQVELLKVQRWVEETGQKIVILFEGRDAAGKGGTIKRFMEHMNPRTARVVALNKPTEREQSQWYYQRYIEHLPSAGEIVMFDRSWYNRAGVERVMGFCKPPEYLEFMRQTPQFEQMLSRSGIKLFKYWFSVTQEEQRRRFTSREHDPLKQWKLSPIDKASLDKWDDYTEAKEAMFFYTDTADAPWTVIKSNDKKRARLGCMRHFLSSLPYPDKTRDVARGPDPLIVGHSAAVIGRDDHILGKTLHPGS
- a CDS encoding valine--tRNA ligase; amino-acid sequence: MNMHTTFDPATIEARINQLWTSASAFAAGAGAKPGAASFSIVIPPPNVTGSLHMGHALNNTLQDILVRWKRMQGFDVLWQPGTDHAGIATQMVVERQLAERQEPSRADMGRDAFVERVWQWKEESGGTIVNQLKRLGASCDWSRERFTMDEGLSKAVLKVFVELYNKGLIYRGKRLVNWDPQFQTAISDLEVENIEVDGHMWHFKYPLAGGATYEYVEKDEDGNEVLRETRDYISIATTRPETMLGDGAVAVHPDDERYAPIVGQLCEIPVGPKEHRRLIPIITDEYPDPEFGSGAVKITGAHDFNDYQVAKRGDIPLFRLMDEKGAMRADGEPYAVEAGKAKAMREQGGTPDENHVDLINLVPDVYRGMDRFDCRKQVVADIDAEGLMIMVEDKKVMQPFGDRSKVVIEPMLTDQWFIDAKVMAQPALASVKEGRTNFVPKNWERTYFQWMENIEPWCISRQLWWGHQIPAWYGPDDHIFVAEDEEVALDMAVQHYLASEGPWKAWVEDKMNDFKPGEILTRDPDVLDTWFSSALWPFSTLGWPEKTPELERYYQTDVLVTGFDIIFFWVARMMMMGNHFIREGDGAPVEPFHTIYIHNLVRDEKGDKMSKSKGNVLDPLILIDEFGADAVRFTLAAMAVPGADIKLSTQRIEGYRNFATKLWNAVRFAQLNGAAPQAGFDPQRVEQPVNQWILTEASRALNQINEALEGYRFNDAAGAAYRFTWKLFCDWYVELLKPTLNGDDGPAKDEARATMAYVTDVILKVLHPFMPFITEELWSATGGDTGRDELLVLSQWPELNIERADAATDINWVIDLITATRSLRAEMNIPPSAKLKGELVGADPATAARVVAQQAVIQRVGRFDSLGIEMEAPAGSIQLVVGEATLCLDLGDVIDLDAERARLAKELERLDGEIARIDKKLGNEKFTARAPEEVVQGERDKRAGYEAEKAKVGEALQRLAAG